Part of the Bacillota bacterium genome, AACAAAGAGCCAGAAGGTGATGACAAAGAGAACTCCCGCCCAAATCTTCGGCCTCGTCTCAGCGAAAAATGCATCCGCCTTCTCCCTGCACTCGGCAAGAACCTGCGGCGGGATCAGCTTCATAGCCAAAGCCGCGCCCAGCGGGATGAGGAAGGCATCGTCAAGGTGCCCCAAGACAGGTACAAAGTCCGGGATGAGGTCTACGGGGCTCAAAGCATATGCCACCACGCATGCTGCAAGCAGGCGGGCGTAAAGGGGGACGCGGGGGTCGCGGTAGGCAAG contains:
- a CDS encoding DUF1232 domain-containing protein, with the protein product MSASAVRDWLYRVRKFKREICALYLAYRDPRVPLYARLLAACVVAYALSPVDLIPDFVPVLGHLDDAFLIPLGAALAMKLIPPQVLAECREKADAFFAETRPKIWAGVLFVITFWLFVLLLVSALR